Proteins encoded in a region of the Vibrio ponticus genome:
- the era gene encoding GTPase Era produces MADSDNNEFDIDAYFASGTEQVTSSPENQHCGFVAIVGRPNVGKSTLLNRILGQKISITSRKPQTTRHRIMGVDTEGDYQAIYVDTPGLHIEEKRAINRLMNRAASSSLSDVNLVFFLVDGTHWTNDDEMVLNKLRNANFPVVLCVNKVDVVSDRNDVMLHMMDMSKKMDFVDVVPISAKQGKNIDVLRKHVRDHLPKAVHHFPEEYVTDRSQRFMASEIVREKLMRFTGEELPYSVTVEIERFDYNPETDGFHINALILVERSGQKKMVIGKGGEKIKTIGREARLDMEELFGRKVYLETWVKVKSGWADDERALRSLGYIDDL; encoded by the coding sequence ATGGCTGATTCAGATAACAACGAATTTGATATCGATGCATACTTTGCGTCGGGTACAGAGCAAGTAACAAGCTCACCAGAAAACCAACACTGTGGCTTTGTCGCGATTGTTGGTCGTCCTAACGTAGGTAAATCAACGCTACTGAACCGTATTTTGGGTCAGAAGATTTCGATCACTTCACGTAAGCCTCAAACCACACGTCACCGTATTATGGGCGTGGATACCGAAGGCGATTACCAAGCGATCTACGTGGATACCCCAGGGTTACACATAGAGGAAAAACGTGCGATTAACCGTTTGATGAACCGCGCGGCAAGCTCATCGCTGAGTGATGTCAACCTCGTGTTCTTCTTAGTGGATGGTACACACTGGACTAACGACGATGAAATGGTGTTGAACAAACTGCGCAACGCAAATTTCCCAGTTGTTTTGTGTGTCAACAAAGTCGACGTGGTCTCTGACCGTAACGACGTTATGCTGCACATGATGGACATGTCGAAGAAGATGGACTTCGTTGACGTAGTGCCAATCTCAGCAAAACAGGGTAAGAACATCGACGTACTGCGTAAGCACGTACGTGATCACCTACCAAAAGCGGTACATCACTTCCCTGAAGAGTATGTGACTGACCGTTCTCAGCGTTTTATGGCGTCGGAGATTGTACGTGAAAAGTTGATGCGCTTTACTGGTGAAGAACTGCCTTACTCGGTGACGGTTGAAATCGAACGTTTCGACTACAACCCAGAAACTGACGGTTTCCACATCAACGCGCTGATCTTAGTTGAGCGTAGTGGTCAGAAGAAGATGGTGATCGGTAAAGGTGGCGAGAAAATCAAAACCATCGGTCGCGAAGCTCGTCTTGATATGGAAGAGTTGTTCGGTCGCAAGGTTTACCTAGAAACTTGGGTGAAAGTGAAATCGGGCTGGGCTGACGATGAGCGTGCTCTGCGTTCTCTAGGCTATATCGACGATTTATAA
- the barA gene encoding two-component sensor histidine kinase BarA yields MTRYGLRARVITLTLAPTLIIGLLLSAIFSFNRYHDLERQVINSGLSIIEPLAIASEEGLKNNSRESVRRIISYAHRKNSKFVRSIAVFDYNHELFVTSNFHPSFESLTFPRNEPIPLLVTSNLTDNTLVLRAPIISESGILSSPRGKENNPALGYISIELDLSSLRLQQYQEIFASFLVLLTGLGLSAFFAFRLMHDVTRPIRHMKNMVDRIRRGHLDVRIEGKMHGELDQLKNGINAMAVSLSEYHVEMQHSIDQATSDLRETLEQLEIQNVELDIAKKRAQEAARVKSEFLANMSHELRTPLNGVIGFTRQMLKTKLTNSQADYLQTIEKSANNLLTIINDILDFSKLEAGKLALENIPFEFQDTLEEVVSLQATSAHEKGLEITLKIDPKVPKGVVGDPLRIQQVLTNLVGNSIKFTERGNIDISVELRSQKDDVIELQFMVRDTGIGISERQQAQLFQAFSQADASISRRYGGTGLGLVITQKLVSQMGGEISLTSRLHQGSTFWFTLRLHVADMPMSDLIEAEVLNQRSLLLVEPNMQAASITRQMLVQYGLVVTYRSSMPDEIEKFDYVLLNLAPNRSNEVTKVEALVERALKCAPHVVVGTPSTMLALSDHLIQKYQIHCITKPLSHKKLLQTLAANQESLPEIKQEVVYSERLPLTVMAVDDNPANLKLISALLEERVETVISCTNGQDALRQAQQRHFDIILMDIQMPQMDGVTACSKIKNTSFNAKTPVIAVTAHAMSGERDRLLKAGMDDYLTKPIEEHVLQQVLMHWNPHTKANELEKLNLPAQGEPIVQTHNNNAEHSNMIIDWQLALKQAANKEDLARDMLKMLIEYIPEVSDIVEQALEESEFDIEQLIHHVHKLHGSCSYSGVPRLKKVCATIEKALRSGQSIEDIEPELFELQDEMEKVSASAQPYLEQQA; encoded by the coding sequence ATGACCAGATATGGCTTACGCGCCCGCGTTATTACTCTTACTCTAGCGCCAACGCTCATCATTGGCTTACTTCTGAGCGCGATTTTCTCTTTTAACCGCTACCATGATTTGGAAAGACAGGTTATCAACTCAGGTCTAAGCATTATTGAACCATTGGCGATCGCCAGTGAAGAAGGCTTGAAAAATAACAGCCGCGAATCTGTGCGCCGTATTATCAGCTATGCACACCGTAAGAACTCCAAGTTTGTCCGCAGTATCGCGGTGTTTGATTACAACCACGAATTGTTCGTAACCTCGAACTTTCACCCTAGCTTTGAGTCGTTGACCTTTCCGCGTAACGAACCCATTCCGCTGTTAGTCACATCGAATCTGACTGACAACACGCTTGTGCTGCGCGCCCCGATCATTAGTGAATCGGGCATTTTGTCTAGCCCACGTGGCAAGGAGAACAACCCAGCGTTGGGCTACATCTCTATCGAACTGGATCTCTCATCATTACGCCTGCAGCAATATCAAGAAATCTTCGCGTCATTCTTAGTCTTGTTAACCGGTCTTGGTCTATCGGCTTTCTTTGCCTTCCGCTTAATGCATGACGTCACTCGCCCAATTCGTCACATGAAAAACATGGTTGACCGAATTCGCCGCGGTCACCTCGATGTGCGTATCGAAGGTAAAATGCATGGTGAGCTTGATCAGCTGAAAAACGGTATCAACGCCATGGCGGTCTCGCTCTCCGAATACCATGTCGAAATGCAGCACAGTATCGACCAAGCGACTTCCGATTTGCGCGAAACCCTTGAGCAGCTTGAAATCCAGAACGTTGAGCTCGATATCGCTAAAAAGCGTGCTCAAGAAGCAGCTCGCGTGAAATCCGAGTTCTTAGCTAACATGTCACACGAATTGCGTACCCCGCTTAACGGCGTGATTGGCTTTACTCGTCAAATGCTCAAAACCAAGCTGACCAATAGCCAAGCGGATTACCTGCAGACCATCGAAAAGTCAGCCAACAACCTACTGACCATCATCAATGACATCCTCGACTTCTCGAAACTCGAAGCAGGTAAACTGGCACTGGAAAATATTCCGTTTGAATTCCAAGACACCTTGGAAGAAGTGGTTAGCCTACAAGCCACCAGCGCTCACGAGAAAGGGTTGGAAATTACGCTTAAGATTGATCCGAAAGTGCCAAAAGGCGTGGTTGGCGACCCACTGCGCATCCAGCAAGTATTGACGAATCTCGTCGGTAACTCGATTAAATTTACCGAACGCGGCAACATCGATATCAGCGTTGAACTACGCTCACAAAAAGATGATGTCATTGAGCTGCAATTTATGGTGCGCGACACGGGTATCGGTATCTCTGAGCGTCAACAAGCCCAGTTATTCCAAGCCTTTAGTCAAGCTGATGCGAGTATCTCTCGCCGCTATGGTGGTACCGGTCTCGGCTTGGTTATCACGCAAAAACTGGTCAGCCAAATGGGGGGCGAAATCAGCCTAACCAGCCGCCTACACCAAGGTTCAACGTTCTGGTTTACCCTGCGTCTGCATGTAGCTGACATGCCGATGAGCGATCTGATTGAAGCGGAAGTGCTCAACCAACGCTCACTGCTGTTAGTCGAGCCGAACATGCAAGCGGCTTCAATTACGCGCCAAATGCTAGTGCAATATGGTTTAGTGGTCACCTATCGCTCCTCAATGCCAGATGAAATCGAGAAATTTGATTATGTGCTACTCAACTTGGCACCAAATCGCTCGAACGAAGTGACGAAGGTGGAAGCGCTGGTTGAAAGAGCGCTGAAATGTGCACCACATGTGGTGGTAGGTACGCCAAGTACCATGCTGGCGCTGTCGGATCATCTAATCCAGAAATATCAGATCCACTGCATTACCAAACCACTGTCGCATAAGAAACTGTTGCAAACACTCGCAGCTAACCAAGAGAGCTTGCCAGAGATCAAGCAAGAGGTAGTGTATAGCGAAAGACTGCCACTGACCGTGATGGCGGTCGACGATAACCCAGCTAACTTGAAGCTGATCAGCGCACTATTAGAAGAGCGCGTTGAGACGGTGATTTCTTGCACCAATGGTCAGGATGCATTGCGCCAAGCTCAGCAACGCCACTTCGATATTATTCTGATGGATATTCAAATGCCGCAGATGGACGGGGTGACGGCATGTAGCAAGATCAAAAACACCTCATTCAATGCTAAAACACCGGTGATAGCGGTAACGGCACATGCGATGAGTGGTGAACGCGATCGTCTACTCAAGGCGGGGATGGATGACTACCTGACCAAGCCAATTGAAGAGCATGTATTGCAACAAGTATTGATGCACTGGAATCCGCACACCAAGGCTAATGAGCTCGAGAAACTCAACCTTCCAGCGCAAGGTGAGCCGATTGTGCAAACACATAATAACAATGCCGAACACAGCAACATGATCATTGATTGGCAGTTAGCCCTTAAGCAGGCAGCCAACAAAGAAGATCTCGCACGTGATATGCTGAAAATGCTGATTGAATACATTCCTGAAGTCAGTGACATCGTAGAACAGGCGCTTGAAGAGTCTGAATTCGATATCGAGCAACTTATCCATCACGTGCATAAACTGCATGGTAGCTGTTCCTACTCCGGTGTGCCACGATTGAAGAAAGTGTGCGCGACCATCGAGAAAGCGCTGCGTTCTGGACAAAGCATTGAAGATATCGAGCCTGAGCTGTTTGAACTGCAAGATGAGATGGAAAAAGTCAGCGCCAGTGCACAACCTTATTTAGAACAGCAAGCCTAA
- the lepB gene encoding signal peptidase I has translation MANTFSLILVLVTLVTGVVWALEKLVFAKKRQLRLAEVEAQTNELDAATIEKVKAQPWWIENSVSIFPVIAAVLVLRSFIYEPFQIPSGSMMPTLLVGDFILVEKYAYGLKDPVWRTQLVETGKPERGDIVVFKYPPQPSIDYIKRVVGLPGDIVRYSQDKQVCIQKPGENSCKPVKLFNVEESPFVQNGVPMMQMSEQLGQQEHQILVNPLRRDRIEAYQPRPGVNEWVVPKGQYFVMGDNRDNSADSRYWGFVPEANLVGKAVGIWISFEFERSDDSILPTWIPTGVRFNRIGGIN, from the coding sequence ATGGCGAATACTTTTTCACTTATCCTCGTGCTGGTAACTTTGGTGACTGGTGTGGTTTGGGCGCTTGAGAAGCTCGTGTTTGCGAAAAAACGCCAGCTAAGGCTAGCGGAAGTGGAAGCTCAAACTAATGAGTTGGATGCGGCGACTATTGAGAAAGTCAAAGCTCAACCTTGGTGGATAGAAAATAGTGTTTCGATCTTCCCTGTAATTGCGGCGGTATTGGTGCTGCGCTCATTTATCTATGAGCCGTTTCAAATTCCATCAGGCTCAATGATGCCGACCCTATTAGTGGGCGACTTCATCTTGGTGGAGAAGTACGCATACGGTCTAAAAGATCCGGTATGGCGCACGCAACTGGTTGAAACGGGCAAGCCAGAGCGTGGTGATATTGTGGTATTTAAATACCCGCCACAGCCAAGCATTGACTACATCAAACGTGTGGTTGGCTTACCAGGTGATATCGTTCGCTATAGCCAAGATAAGCAAGTTTGTATTCAAAAACCGGGTGAAAATAGCTGTAAACCAGTCAAACTGTTTAATGTTGAAGAGAGCCCATTTGTACAAAATGGCGTGCCTATGATGCAGATGAGCGAACAACTAGGGCAGCAAGAACACCAAATTCTCGTCAATCCACTACGTCGTGACCGTATTGAAGCTTATCAGCCTCGTCCGGGTGTCAATGAGTGGGTTGTACCAAAAGGTCAGTACTTTGTGATGGGTGATAACCGTGACAACAGTGCCGACAGCCGCTACTGGGGCTTTGTTCCAGAAGCTAACTTAGTCGGTAAAGCCGTCGGTATCTGGATAAGCTTTGAATTTGAGCGTAGTGACGACAGCATTTTACCGACTTGGATTCCTACAGGTGTGCGTTTCAACCGCATTGGTGGGATTAACTAA
- the rnc gene encoding ribonuclease III, with translation MNSQIAILEKKLGYSFKQAELINLALTHRSANGKHNERLEFLGDSILSFVIADDLYHRFPKVNEGDMSRMRATLVRGNTLAELGREFVLGDYLKLGPGELKSGGFRRDSILADAVEAIIGAIYLDSDIETVRGIVLSWYQTRLDAIKPGVSQKDPKTRLQEFLQGRRKPLPVYTVTNIKGEAHNQEFTVSCEVAGIGSPVIGKGTSRRKAEQAAAETALEQLTNG, from the coding sequence ATGAATTCTCAAATCGCAATACTAGAGAAAAAGCTTGGTTACAGCTTTAAGCAAGCTGAGCTTATCAATCTAGCACTGACTCACCGCAGTGCTAATGGTAAACACAATGAACGTCTTGAGTTTCTGGGCGATTCAATTTTAAGTTTTGTTATTGCTGATGATCTCTATCACCGTTTTCCTAAGGTAAACGAAGGTGATATGAGCCGTATGCGTGCAACGCTTGTGCGTGGTAACACATTGGCTGAACTGGGGCGTGAATTTGTTCTAGGAGATTACTTAAAATTAGGTCCAGGTGAGTTGAAGAGTGGCGGTTTCCGTCGTGACTCAATTCTTGCCGATGCTGTTGAAGCCATCATTGGCGCTATCTATTTAGATAGCGACATTGAAACGGTACGTGGCATTGTGCTGAGCTGGTACCAAACTCGCCTAGATGCAATTAAGCCTGGTGTATCACAGAAAGACCCGAAAACTCGCCTTCAAGAGTTCTTGCAAGGTCGCAGAAAACCGCTGCCTGTCTACACAGTGACTAATATTAAAGGTGAGGCACACAACCAAGAGTTTACTGTGTCGTGTGAAGTTGCAGGTATTGGATCGCCTGTAATTGGTAAAGGTACCAGTCGTCGCAAGGCAGAACAGGCGGCTGCGGAAACGGCATTAGAGCAATTGACCAATGGCTGA
- the rlmD gene encoding 23S rRNA (uracil(1939)-C(5))-methyltransferase RlmD, whose translation MARFFQPKKKTQLDTKHQLVTVEKLDHQGVGIAYPSGKPMFIQGALPNEQVVVQLTESKSKFARANLIKVQTSSDERVKAFCPHYHECGGCNLQHLEESAQLKYKQQALSGLMRKFAGQTLELSAPITGESLGYRRRARISVMLDKKTRKLQFGFRRKQSKQIVTVTNCPVLDNDLNAMLPELYQLLQGFTRQESIGHVELVKGDNTNVMVLRHLKPLTNKEQQQLESFASQHNAALYLMPQAEQLDLVVGEEAHYLEAGVTIPFAPNNFIQVNQVVNQKMVAQALAWLELDKQDHVLDLFCGLGNFSLPMAKQVKSVIGVEGVDAMVEKATQNAQLNQIDNVSFYQANLAEDMSTQPWASEKFDKILLDPARAGASGIVEQLSCLGARRVVYVSCNPATLARDSQSLLEQGYQLEKLGMLDMFPHTGHLESMALFVMR comes from the coding sequence ATGGCGCGTTTTTTCCAACCAAAGAAGAAGACTCAATTAGATACTAAACACCAGTTAGTGACGGTGGAAAAACTCGATCACCAAGGTGTCGGCATCGCTTATCCGTCCGGTAAGCCGATGTTTATCCAAGGCGCACTGCCAAACGAGCAGGTAGTAGTGCAACTGACAGAATCTAAGAGTAAGTTCGCTCGTGCTAATTTGATTAAAGTACAAACCAGCAGTGACGAGCGTGTCAAAGCGTTTTGTCCACACTACCATGAATGTGGCGGCTGTAATCTGCAACATCTTGAAGAGTCAGCCCAGCTTAAATACAAGCAGCAAGCGCTGTCTGGTTTGATGCGCAAGTTTGCCGGACAAACCTTGGAGTTGAGCGCTCCGATCACAGGCGAAAGCTTGGGCTATCGTCGCCGTGCACGTATTAGCGTGATGTTGGATAAGAAAACGCGCAAACTGCAGTTTGGCTTTCGCCGTAAGCAAAGCAAGCAGATTGTCACGGTAACTAATTGCCCAGTATTGGATAATGACCTTAATGCGATGTTGCCTGAGCTGTATCAGCTACTACAAGGCTTTACCCGCCAAGAATCGATTGGTCACGTAGAATTGGTCAAAGGCGATAACACCAATGTAATGGTGTTGCGCCACTTAAAGCCGTTGACCAACAAAGAGCAGCAGCAACTAGAAAGCTTTGCCTCACAACACAATGCTGCGCTTTACTTGATGCCGCAGGCGGAACAGTTGGATTTGGTGGTGGGTGAAGAAGCCCATTACCTTGAGGCGGGTGTGACGATTCCGTTTGCGCCGAATAACTTTATTCAGGTCAACCAAGTGGTGAACCAGAAAATGGTGGCACAGGCATTGGCATGGCTGGAACTGGATAAACAAGACCATGTACTCGATCTATTCTGTGGTTTAGGTAACTTCAGTTTGCCTATGGCAAAGCAGGTAAAATCGGTGATCGGCGTGGAAGGCGTCGATGCGATGGTGGAAAAAGCGACACAAAACGCCCAACTCAACCAGATTGATAATGTATCGTTCTATCAAGCAAACTTGGCAGAAGATATGTCAACACAGCCATGGGCAAGTGAAAAATTTGATAAGATACTGCTCGATCCAGCTCGAGCGGGTGCAAGTGGTATAGTAGAGCAGCTTTCTTGTTTGGGCGCACGCCGTGTAGTATACGTTTCTTGTAACCCAGCTACATTGGCGCGAGATAGCCAAAGCTTGTTAGAACAAGGCTACCAGTTGGAGAAACTCGGTATGCTAGATATGTTCCCTCACACGGGACACCTTGAGTCAATGGCATTATTTGTCATGCGCTAG
- the relA gene encoding GTP diphosphokinase, whose amino-acid sequence MVAVRSAHLNQDEQFELDKWITSLKQEQQTAQRLTQVYHQCEQYLQGNENAPLLLWRGREMIEILITLSMDKPTLIAALLFPLVSSGALQREKLEEDFSNEIIKLIDGVEEMAALGQLNVTLEGSAASAQVDNVRRMLLAMVDDFRCVVIKLAERICNLIEVKKAPDEVRRAVAKECANIYAPLANRLGIGQLKWEIEDYAFRYQQPETYKQIAKQLSERRIVREQYIKDFVDDLVSEMKTSSINAEVSGRPKHIYSIWRKMQKKGLEFDELFDVRAVRIIADKLQDCYAALGVVHTKYKHLPNEFDDYVANPKPNGYQSIHTVILGPEGKTIEIQIRTKQMHEDSELGVAAHWKYKEGGSGRSGYDEKITWLRKLLDWQEEMSDSGEMLDEVRSQVFDDRVYAFTPRGDVVDLPMGATPLDFAYHIHSMVGHRCIGAKVGGRIVPFTHKLQMGDQVEIITQKEPNPSRDWLNPSTGFVTSGRARAKINAWFRKQSREKNLEAGREILEHELAKIGATLKDAEQYALKRFNMNTSDELFVGVGSGDLRINQIINHINALVNKPTAEEEDQQALEKLLEAENKPSTPTRPNKDAVVVEGVDNLMTHLARCCQPIPGDEIKGYITQGRGISVHRADCEQLDDLRHHAPERIIDTVWGAGFAGTYMLTLRVEAMERSGLLKEITTLFANEKVKVNSMKSRVDYRNQLSILDFDLEVSNIEVVNRLISRVEQIKDVMLVKRLG is encoded by the coding sequence ATGGTTGCGGTAAGAAGCGCGCATTTAAATCAAGATGAACAGTTTGAGCTAGATAAGTGGATTACTAGCTTAAAGCAGGAACAACAAACTGCTCAGCGCTTAACACAAGTTTATCATCAGTGTGAACAATACCTTCAAGGTAACGAGAACGCTCCACTGCTACTGTGGCGTGGTCGAGAGATGATTGAGATCTTGATTACGTTATCAATGGATAAACCAACGTTGATTGCAGCGCTGCTGTTCCCGTTGGTTTCCAGCGGTGCATTGCAGCGTGAGAAACTTGAAGAAGATTTCAGTAACGAGATCATCAAATTGATTGATGGTGTCGAAGAGATGGCGGCACTAGGTCAACTAAACGTGACCCTAGAGGGTAGTGCTGCCTCTGCTCAAGTCGATAACGTGCGCCGTATGCTGCTAGCAATGGTTGATGACTTCCGTTGCGTGGTGATCAAGCTGGCAGAGCGTATCTGTAATCTTATCGAAGTGAAAAAAGCGCCAGACGAAGTGCGTCGTGCAGTAGCAAAAGAGTGTGCCAATATTTATGCGCCACTTGCTAACCGCCTCGGCATTGGTCAGCTTAAATGGGAAATCGAAGATTACGCTTTCCGCTACCAGCAGCCAGAAACCTATAAGCAAATTGCCAAACAGCTTTCTGAGCGTCGTATCGTTCGAGAGCAGTACATCAAAGATTTCGTTGACGACCTCGTATCAGAAATGAAAACTTCAAGCATTAACGCAGAGGTGAGTGGTCGTCCAAAACACATCTACAGTATTTGGCGCAAAATGCAGAAGAAAGGCTTGGAGTTTGACGAGCTTTTCGATGTGCGTGCCGTGCGTATCATCGCGGACAAACTGCAAGATTGTTATGCCGCACTTGGCGTAGTGCATACCAAATACAAGCATCTACCGAACGAGTTTGATGACTACGTTGCCAACCCTAAACCCAATGGTTACCAATCGATTCACACTGTGATTCTTGGTCCGGAAGGTAAAACCATCGAAATCCAAATTCGTACCAAGCAGATGCATGAAGATTCTGAACTTGGTGTGGCGGCGCACTGGAAGTACAAAGAAGGTGGCAGCGGTCGCAGTGGTTACGATGAGAAAATTACTTGGCTACGTAAGCTACTGGATTGGCAAGAAGAGATGTCTGATTCAGGTGAAATGCTTGATGAAGTTCGTAGCCAAGTCTTCGACGATCGCGTCTATGCCTTTACGCCACGCGGCGACGTAGTCGATCTGCCAATGGGCGCAACGCCACTCGATTTTGCTTACCACATTCACTCGATGGTTGGTCACCGTTGTATCGGTGCCAAGGTCGGTGGTCGTATCGTGCCGTTTACTCACAAACTGCAAATGGGCGATCAGGTTGAAATCATCACCCAGAAAGAGCCCAACCCATCACGTGACTGGTTAAACCCATCAACAGGGTTTGTTACGTCAGGGCGTGCACGTGCCAAGATCAACGCTTGGTTCCGTAAGCAGAGCCGTGAGAAAAACCTCGAAGCAGGGCGTGAAATCCTTGAGCATGAGTTGGCGAAAATCGGTGCGACGCTAAAAGACGCAGAGCAGTATGCGCTCAAGCGTTTCAACATGAATACCTCTGATGAGCTATTCGTCGGCGTCGGTAGTGGTGACCTGCGTATTAACCAGATCATCAACCACATCAACGCGCTGGTAAATAAACCTACCGCCGAAGAAGAAGATCAGCAAGCACTAGAAAAATTGCTTGAAGCGGAAAACAAACCTTCAACCCCAACACGTCCAAATAAAGACGCCGTGGTGGTGGAAGGGGTAGATAACCTAATGACGCACCTAGCACGTTGCTGTCAGCCGATTCCAGGTGATGAAATCAAAGGTTACATCACTCAAGGTCGTGGTATCTCAGTGCACCGCGCCGACTGTGAACAGCTTGATGATCTGCGTCATCACGCGCCAGAGCGTATCATTGATACCGTCTGGGGCGCCGGTTTTGCCGGTACCTACATGCTGACACTGCGTGTCGAGGCAATGGAGCGTAGTGGTCTACTCAAAGAAATCACCACTCTGTTTGCCAACGAGAAAGTGAAAGTGAACAGCATGAAGAGCCGCGTCGATTACCGCAATCAATTGTCGATCCTAGATTTTGATCTAGAGGTCAGCAATATCGAGGTGGTGAATCGTTTGATTAGTCGGGTTGAGCAGATTAAAGATGTGATGCTGGTGAAGCGCCTCGGCTAA
- the recO gene encoding DNA repair protein RecO: MSSEGLQRCFVLHRRPYSESSLILDVFSEEYGRVTIMSKGARSKRSNLKGALQPFTPLLLKWSGNGSMKTLRQAEPISLGLPLTGINLYSAMYVNELIGRVLMAEVPMPGLFHDYLHALTELAQAENPEPALRRFELALLAAMGYGVDFLHCAGSGEPIDPTMTYRYRDQKGFIASVRLDNLTFKGDELIAISERRFITKQQLQAAKRFTRIALKPYLGGKPLKSRELFISMVPRARSIRT; the protein is encoded by the coding sequence ATGTCCTCAGAAGGTTTACAGCGTTGTTTTGTGTTGCATCGTCGCCCTTACAGTGAGTCGAGTTTAATTCTCGATGTCTTTAGTGAGGAGTACGGTCGCGTCACCATTATGTCCAAAGGTGCGCGCAGTAAGCGCTCAAACCTTAAAGGGGCACTGCAACCCTTTACGCCGTTGCTCTTGAAATGGTCGGGTAATGGTTCGATGAAAACCTTGCGCCAAGCGGAACCAATCAGTTTAGGCTTACCTCTTACCGGCATTAACCTCTACTCAGCGATGTACGTCAATGAGTTGATTGGGCGCGTATTAATGGCGGAAGTGCCCATGCCAGGGTTATTTCATGACTACCTTCACGCGCTCACAGAACTGGCTCAAGCGGAGAATCCTGAGCCAGCACTAAGACGCTTTGAACTCGCCCTTTTGGCGGCAATGGGCTACGGTGTCGATTTTTTGCACTGCGCAGGCAGCGGAGAACCGATAGATCCGACAATGACTTATCGGTATCGTGATCAGAAAGGGTTTATTGCATCGGTCAGGCTTGATAACCTCACGTTCAAAGGTGATGAACTGATCGCGATAAGCGAACGTAGATTTATAACCAAGCAACAATTACAAGCCGCAAAGCGCTTTACTCGTATCGCGTTGAAACCTTACCTCGGCGGCAAACCTTTAAAAAGCAGGGAGCTATTCATTTCAATGGTTCCCCGAGCACGGAGTATTAGAACATGA
- the acpS gene encoding holo-ACP synthase: MAIVGLGTDIAEIERVEKALARTGIAFAERILTATEMARFAQIKQQGRFLAKRFAAKEAASKALGTGIAMGVTFHDFTIANDELGKPYLTLSNKALELATKMQVNHIHLSISDERQYAVATVIYES; the protein is encoded by the coding sequence ATGGCAATTGTAGGCTTAGGTACTGACATCGCAGAAATTGAGCGCGTGGAAAAAGCCCTCGCTCGAACGGGTATTGCATTCGCGGAGCGTATTCTTACTGCTACAGAGATGGCGCGCTTTGCTCAGATAAAACAGCAAGGGCGTTTTTTGGCTAAGCGATTTGCCGCTAAAGAAGCCGCCTCTAAAGCGTTGGGCACCGGCATTGCCATGGGGGTGACTTTCCATGATTTTACCATTGCCAATGATGAGCTTGGTAAGCCTTACCTGACGCTGAGCAATAAGGCGCTTGAGTTGGCAACTAAGATGCAGGTGAATCATATTCATCTCTCAATCTCGGATGAGCGCCAGTATGCGGTCGCGACAGTGATATACGAGAGCTAG
- the pdxJ gene encoding pyridoxine 5'-phosphate synthase, translating to MSSIYLGVNIDHIATLRNARGTKYPDPVHAAEIAERAGADGITVHLREDRRHIKDRDVRILRETLQTRMNLEMAVTDEMVAIALETQPEYVCLVPEKREELTTEGGLDVVGHFDKVKAATEKLTEAGIKVSLFIDADRAQIDAAKACGAPFIELHTGHYADAETEAEQQAELKKIAAGASYAAGLGITVNAGHGLTYHNVQAIAAIPEFYELNIGHSIIGRAAFDGLEKAVRDMKALMVEARK from the coding sequence ATGAGCTCAATTTACCTAGGTGTTAACATCGACCACATCGCTACGCTACGTAATGCACGCGGAACTAAGTACCCAGATCCTGTGCATGCGGCTGAAATTGCTGAGCGTGCTGGTGCCGATGGTATTACAGTGCACCTACGTGAAGACCGTCGCCACATTAAAGATCGTGATGTACGCATCCTACGTGAAACCCTACAAACGCGTATGAACCTAGAGATGGCAGTGACTGATGAAATGGTTGCAATCGCCCTTGAGACTCAACCAGAGTACGTGTGCTTAGTGCCAGAAAAGCGCGAAGAGCTCACCACTGAAGGCGGTTTGGATGTGGTTGGTCACTTTGACAAAGTGAAAGCCGCGACGGAAAAACTGACGGAAGCGGGCATTAAAGTGTCACTGTTTATCGATGCTGACCGTGCACAGATTGATGCAGCAAAAGCGTGTGGCGCGCCATTCATTGAATTGCATACAGGTCACTATGCTGATGCAGAAACGGAAGCTGAGCAACAAGCTGAGCTGAAAAAAATTGCAGCAGGTGCAAGCTATGCAGCAGGTCTTGGCATTACGGTTAACGCAGGTCACGGCTTGACTTACCACAACGTGCAAGCAATTGCGGCAATCCCTGAGTTTTACGAGCTAAATATCGGTCACTCAATCATTGGTCGTGCGGCGTTTGATGGTCTTGAAAAAGCGGTGCGCGATATGAAAGCGCTAATGGTAGAAGCGCGTAAGTAA